TCTGCGTCTCCGCGGCCGGCGCCGGAGGCCACGGCAGTTCGGTGGGCCGCGGTCCCAGCCGGGGACCGCCGCCGACATCCATCAGCGACGGATTCTGCAGGTCGTACAGCTGCACATCGAGTTGATGAACGAGGAACTGCTGCAACGCGATCTCGGTCACCGCGCCGACCCCGGTCACCACGGCGACCAGCAGCAGTACCTGCCCGATCAGCAGGCGCAGCCGCAGCGACCAGGGCCGCCAGAGCCGGAAGCGGCGCGAGAACTCAGCCGGCCGGCTTGAGCACATAGCCGGATCCGCGCAGCGTGTGGATCATCGGCTCGCGGCCGTTGTCGATCTTCTTGCGTAGATAGGACACATACAACTCCACGATGTTCGAGCGGCCACCGAAGTCGTAACTCCACACCCGGTCCAGGATCTGAGCCTTGCTGAGCACCCGCTTCGGATTGCGCATGAAGAATCGCAGCAGTTCGAATTCGGTGGAGGTGAGCTGGATCGGCTCACCGTCGCGGGTCACCTCGTGACTGTCCTCGTCCAGCACCAGATCGCCGACCACGAGTTGCGCGCCGGCGTCGCGGCCGCTGATGCCGGTCCGCCGCAGCAACGCCCGCAGCCGCAGCACGACCTCCTCGATGCTGAACGGCTTGGTGACGTAGTCGTCGCCGCCCGCGGTCAGCCCAGCGATCCGGTCCTCGACCGAATCCTTGGCGGTGAGCAGCAGCACCGGCAGATGCGGGATGTGCTTGCGCAACCGCAGCAGCACATCCAGCCCGGTCATATCCGGCAGCATGACATCCAGCACCACGACGTCGGGCCGCAGATCCCGGGCCTTCGAGATCGCCGATCGTCCGTCACCGGCGCTCGCGGACTCCCAGCCCTCGTACCGCAATGCCATGCACAACATCTCCGCCAGCATGGGCTCGTCGTCGACGACGAGAACACTGATCGGGCTACCGTCGGCGCGGCGCATCACGGTTCGTTCGGTCTGGGTATTGGTACTGCTCGTGGGCACCCGGCACATCCTTCATGTGAGAGCTCGGTGCCAGCTTGGCTGAACCTGTGCGCAACCTGTGAAATGCCTGGTGGTGACATCGGGCCTCGTCACAGGATGCCATACACACAGCGAATCCCCAGCCGTGCACAGTCAACCCGGACGACCGCCACAGCACCCGCAGAACTTCGCCATCCACGGTGGGACCAAGCGCGGCCGGCGATGCCGCGACGATCCCGCAACCGAGGAGCAACGACCATGACCCAGCCTCCGACCGAGCCGTCCGGCCCCGAACCCCGCCCCGGCACACCCGAATACGCCGACCCCCACCACCCGACCGAACCGATCCCCGCACCCCCGGGACAACAAACCTGGGGCGCCCCACAACAGTCGTCCTCCCCCGGGACCGCGAAGAAGTCCCTGGCCGCCGTCGGCATAGCGGCCGTCATCGCCGCGGGCGGCGCCGGCGTGATCTACGCCGCCTCCGGCCACTCGAACACCGAACACGGCCCCGGCGGCGGTCCGGGCACGGCCATGAACGGCGCCCCCGGCGGCCGGTCCCAGCGCGGGCAACAGGGCACCGACGGCCGGACCGAACCGGCCCGCGGCACCGGCCTCGCCGCCGCCCTGCACGGCCAGTTCGTGGTGGCCGAAGGCAGCACCTACGTGACCGAGACGACCCAACTCGGCACCGTCACAGCGGTCTCCGCGGAGTCGATCACGGCGAAGAGCGCCGACGACTACACCCAGACCTACACCATCACCGCCTCCACCACAGGCGCCTCGGCGGTGAAGGTCGGCGACACGATCCGCATCCTGGGCACCGGCGCCAACGGCACCTCGACCGCCACCACGATCACCGAGGGCACCGGCGGTAACGGCAGCGGCTTCGGCACCGGCCGCCGCGGCGCAGGCGGAAACGGCGCGCTGGCCGACCCCGGCAACCAATCCGGCGGTCCCGGATTCGGCGCCCCCGGCCGAACCGGCAACACCCCGAACCAATTCGGCAACGCCCCAGGCCAATTCGGCAACGGCAACGTCCCGACCCTCCCACCCGGCGCCCAGCCCCCCACCGCCGGCTGAGCCGAATCGGCAGCAACCCGAGCCGGTTCGGCAGGAGCCCAATGCGATTCGGCGACACCGTGAGAGAAGGACGACTCTCCCATCCGATGCCCTGCCGCCGTCCGCAGCCGATCCGGTTCGAGCCACCGACCGGTGTGCCGCCCGCCACAGCGCGGCACGCCGGTCCGTGAGTGCCATGATCGGCGGCCACGCCGACAGTTGCTATTGCCGCATGGCGACGACGAATCCGATTCGTGGCACAACCCAAAGCTCGCGCCGGGACGCCGAGGAGCGATTCGAGGATGCCACCGACCGATCAGAAGGTCGAGTGGTCCGAGTCCATCCCGACGACGCCGAACGTCACCGATACGCGGTTGCGCTACGCGATGCCCTGCACCGCTGTGCCGCTCGGAACGCATCCGAGAGCGAAATCCGCTGGGCCGAACTGGAATTCTGAGCCGGGAATCGTGTCCGGATCAGCGGACTCTCAGCCATCCATAACCGTTGCACAGCTTGTACCAAGTGCGGGCCGACATGGCGTCGAGAGACTCGGGTTCGCCGGGCGGCAGTGGTCGGCCGGTGGACTCGGACCTGGTCCGATCGAGGAGAGGACGTATATGGCTATCAAAGCGAAGCTGGTGAAGACCGCCGTCGCCGGTGGTGTGTTGCTCAGCGCGCTGGGCTTCGGCGCGGCCGTGGCGAATGCCGATCCCGGTCCGGGCGGACCGCCCCCGCAGGGGCAGTGCGGCCCGCCGCCCGGTGATCATCAGGGTCCGCCGCCCGGCGCTCCGCAGGGTCCCCCGCCGGGTGATCCCCAGGGTCCGCCGCCGGGCTGCCCGCCGCCGCCCGGACAGTAGCCGATCCGCGGACAGCCCTGCGCCCGGGTGGCGCGGGGCTGTCCGCATGTCCGGGTCCCGATGGCCGTAGGTCCTGCGGCGCAACAGTTTCGGTGACACTCGGGCCCGGCGGTGAGCCGGGTTCAGACCGCGGTGAGGACGTCCTCGAAGGCCGCTTCCGCCGCGCCGAGCAGTTTGAGATCGGCTCCCAGACTGGACTTCTCGATGCGGATGCCGCCGATCGCGCGGCTGATCATGCTGCGGCGGTGGATCTCCTGTTCGGCGAGGGTCACCACCGCGTCGGGCAGCGTCGTGAACAGGTCGCCGAGTACCACCAGTTCCGGGCCCAGGATGTTGACCACGTTGACCAGTCCCAGGATCAGCCAGTCGAGGTATTCACCGAGCCGGCCGGCCGGATCGGAAACCCGTTGCAGCCGGCGCATTTCCGCGACGATCGCCCCGCGCGGGGCCATCGCGTCGAGGCCGAGGGTGCGGCGCAGCGCGGCCTCGCCGACCTCGGTCTCCCAGCAGCCCTCGTTGCCGCAGTGGCACAGCCGGCCACCGGGATTCACGGTCATGTGGCCGATCTCGCCGAGATAGCCGGCCGAACCGCGCAACAGCCCGCCCTGCGCGATGATGCCGCCGCCGACACCTACGTCGGCCGAGACGAACACCGCGTCCGAGGCGCCGCGACCGACGCCGCGGACATATTCTGCGAGCGCGCCGAATTCGGCGTCGTTGCCGACCACCACCGGTATTCCGAGGGCGGTGCGCATCCGATCCCCGAACGGCACCTGCGTCCAGCCCAGATTCGACGCGTCGTGCACGAGTCCGTCGCCGCGGCGCACCACGCCCGGTACCGAGATGCCCGCCGCCACCGGGCGCACTCCCAGATCGCTGACCAGCAGTGCGGCCGATTCGGCCACATGCGTCACGACCTCCTCCGGATCCCGTTGCCGCCCATGCAGATTCCAGCTGTTGCGGCCGAGGATCTGGCCGCCCAGCCCGACCAGCGCGACCCCGGCGTGTTCCACCTGGACATCCACCGCGAGCACCACCACGGCCTGGGCCTGCGGCAGTACCAGCAGCGAGGGCCGGCCCGCGCCCTGCGCCAGCCGCGGCACCCGCTCCTCCACCACCCCGTCGACGGCCAGGCCGTCGACGAGCATCTTGATCGTGGACCGGTTCAGGCCCAATTCCGTTGCCAGCGCAGCACGCGTCGCCGGGCCACCCGTGTGCAGCAGACGCAGCAGGCTGGCCCGGTTGAATCGGCGGACCTCGTCCGGACGGGCGACGGTCATGGCCTCATCAATAGCACTGCGGGCCCCTCATCTCGCCACCGCCACCACCACGAATCCGGACGCGAGCGGGCCCCGGCGGACCGCCCGGCCGAAAACTCAACCGGGACAAGACCGCCGGGGCATCCGGCGAAACGGCCGGGGTGCCGGCGGGTCGAACGCCGACGATCCGCAGGCACCCCGGCCGTTTCGCCGCCCGCACACTCATCGACCGGTGGCCGCCGCCCGCCGCCGGGACAGCGCGTCGACCGTGGCCGCCAGCAACAACACCAGACCGGTGACGATCGAGACGACCGCCGCCGGCTGCCGCAACAGACCCAGCCCGTTGGACACCACGGCCAGCACCGCGCCGCCGATGACCGCGTCCGCCACCCGGCCCCGGCCGCCGAACAGCGAGGTACCGCCGATCACCGCCGCGCCGACCGCGAACAGCAGTGTGTTCAACCCGCCGGCCTGCGGATCCACCGAACCCACCTTCGACGAGTAGACGATGGCGCCGATCGCGGCACAGCCGGAGCAGATCGCGAAGGCGCTGGCGCGCAACCGGACCACGTTGATCCCGGCCCGGCGCGCCGCCTCGTTGTTGCCGCCGGTGGCGTAGAGATGCCGGCCGTAGGTGGTCCGGTTGAGCACATAGGTGCCCACCACGAGCAGCACCAGGATGAGCGGCACCACATACGGCACCCCGGAGATCCGGATCAGCGCGCTGGGTGAGCGATTCACCGACAGCAGCGCCGTGGCCACCGCGGCCAGCACACCCACCGCGGACACCTTGAGCACCACCAGCAGCGTCGGCTGCGTCACCAGACCCTTTGCCCGCCTGCGGAAGTGGCCGACCAGGGTGACCGTCGCGTAGCCGCCGGCACCGACGACGAACAGCACCCAACTCGCGGCCACCGACAGATTGCCGTTGGCCACCTCGTCCAGCACGTGCGAGGAACTGATCCCCAGCACGCCGCCCTGGCCGATCAACTGCAGGATGGCGCCCTGCCAGGCCAGGAACAGCGCCAGCGTCACCACGAACGACGGCATGCCGATCCGGGCGATGAGGAATCCGGTGATACAGCCGATCGCGGTGCCCACGCACACCGCCAGCAGCATCTCGATCCACGGATTGGCATGGAATCCGCACACCGTCAGCACCACACCCAGCAGCGACATCGCCACACCCGGCCAGATCCGCAGCAGTCCGGCCAGCACCGCCGCCAGCACCAGCAGGGCATTGAAGACGACGAAGACCGTATTACCCATGCCCGACAACAGATTCCCGTTGTCGACGTAGTGCATGGCCAGCACCGCGCCGGCCACGCCGGACGCGGTGCCGGCGGACAGGTCGATCTCGCCGAGCAACAGGACGTACACGATGCCCATCGCGATGATGGTCTGGCCCGCGCCCTGTGCCAGCAGGTTGGCGATGTTGTTCAGCGAGAAGAACACATCCGACAACACGCTGAACAGCACGATCAGCACCACCAGCCCGAGAATCGCAGGCAGCGAACCTATCTCACCGCCCCTCACGCGGGCGAGATAGGCGCGCACGGCCTCCGCCGTGGACACGGTGGTGGTGTCGATGCCGAAATCGGCGATCGCGGACTGGGCCGGATCGGTACCGGCGGGCTCTGCCGCGGAGCGGTTGGTGTCCGAGGCCGCGGAGCGGTTGGTGTCCGAGGCCGGGGAGCCGTCGGCGTTCGAGCCGGGGGCCGAAACTTGTGTCATCACACTGTCTTTCCTGCTAGAGCACCGCGGACTCGGGCCGGGCCAGGCCCAGTTCGCCCGAGCGGCCCGCGGTGATCAGTTCCACGACCTGGTTCTGGGTGACGTCGGCGGTGCGCACCTGCGCCGCCATCCGCCCCAGGTACAGCACCGCGATCCGGTCGGCGACCTCGAACACGTCGGCCAGGTTGTGGCTGATCAGCACCACGCCCAGGCCCTGTTCGGCCAGCCGCCGGACCAGATCCAGCACCTGCCGGGTCTGGGCGACGCCCAGCGCCGCGGTCGGCTCGTCGAGGAGTACCAGATTGCTGTTCCACAGCACGGCTTTCGCGATCGCGACGGTCTGCCGTTGTCCGCCCGACAGTGCGGACACCGGCGTGCGCACGGATTTCACCGTGCGCACCGCCAGCGAGGCGAGGGTGCGCCGGGCCGCGTCCTCCATGCCGGCCTCGTCCAGGAACCACGGCTTGCCGCGTTCCCGGCCGAGGAACATGTTCTGCACGATGTCGAGGTTGTCGGCCAGGGCCAGATCCTGGTAGACGACCTCGATACCCAGCTCCGCCGCGTCCTTCGGCCCGCGCATCTGCACGTCGGCCCCGTTGAACCGGATGGTGCCCGAATCGGCCGGATGGATTCCGGCGATACATTTCACCAGGGTCGACTTGCCGGCGCCGTTGTCACCCACCAGTGCGGTGACTTCCCCTGCGGGAGCGGTGAATTCGACATCGTGCAGGACATGGACGGCACCGAAGCTCTTGTTCAGCCCGGTGATGTGCAGCAGCGGTTCGCTCATGGTCTTCCTCGAATGGACGATGCGGACGACTCAGGAGATCCCGAGCTGACCGCAGGCCGCCGACACATCGCCGGAGCACAGATCGGACGCCTTGATGTAGCCCTGGTCGACGACCTGCTTGACCTCGGCCTTGGTGACCAGGTGCGGGGTCAGCAGCACCGACTTCACGTCCCGGTTGCCCTTGGTGTCCTTGCTGACGGCGGTGGCCAGCGCGTCGGCGCTCGCCTTGTCGCCCTTGACCAGTGCGGACGCGAGCTTGGCGGCGGCGTCGGCCTCGTCCTGGATCGGCTTGAACACCGTCATGTACTGGTCGCCGCGCAGGATCGCCTTGAGGCCGTCGGCGGTGGCATCCTGACCGGTGACCGGCACCTTGCCGTTCAGGCCGTTCTTCTTCAGCACGGTGATGATGGCGCCGGCGAGGCCGTCGTTGGCCGCCACGACGCCGTCGACCTTGCCGCCGTTACCGGTGAGCAGCTGTTCGAAGACCTGGCCGCCCTTCTGGTTGTCCCACTCGTCGATCGGCTGGCTGTGCACCAGCTTCAGCGCGCCGGAATCGTAGAGCGGCTTGAGCACCTTCTCCTGGCCGTCGTGGAACAGGGTGGCGTTGTTGTCGGTGGGGGCACCCTCGATCTCGATCACCTGCGCGCCGGGCTTGTCCTTCAGCGCGGTGGCCAGGCCCTGGCCCTGCAACTGGCCGACGCCGACGTTGTCGAAGGACACGTAGTAGTCCGACGAACCGCCGAGGTTGAGCCGGTCGTAGTCGATGGTCGGGATACCGGCCTTCTTCGCCTTGTTGGCGACGGCGGTGCCGACCTCGCTGTTGATGGACGCGATGACCAGCACCTTCACCCCCTTGGCGATCATGCCGTCGGCGAGGGTGCTGAACTTCTGCACATCGCCCTGCGCGTTCTGGATGTCGGCGTCGAAGCCCTGGGCCTTGAACGCCTTCTGCAGCATCGGCCGGTCGAAGCCCTCCCAGCGGGCCGAGGTGGCGGTCTCGGGCAGGATGACACCGACGGTGCCGTTCCCGCCCCCACCCCCGGAACCACCGGTCGAGGAGCTGCTACCGGAAGAGGAGTTGGAACCACACGCGGCCAGGGTCAGCAGACCGGCCAGGGCCACGGCAACGGCGCCGAGCGCTTTCGTCCTCATCAGATGCACCTTTCGAGCTGGCGGCCGAACACCGGCCCGTCGGGTACGGATGTGGCGTCGGCCATATGTTGTAGCCAACAACATATGCGACCCACGGCTCACCGAGTGTCACAATTATGCAACGGTGTGGTTCAGCTCACAATGTGCCCGTGCGCAGCGGGCGCGGATCCTCCGACATCACCGCCAGCTCGCTGACCCGGCGATCCGCCAGCGCACGGCAGATGCGCACCCCGGCGGCCCGGACCGCGGGCACCATCGCCGTCGCCGATTCGGTATTGGGCAACACCACCGACAACGCGGCCATCACCTGGCCGTCCGCGGCCCGCAACGGTACGGCGATCGAGGTCGCGACGGGATCCATCAACCCCGGGCAGTAGGCCGCGCCGGCCCGGCGCACCCGGCTCAGCACCATCCGCAGCGCCCGGGGATCGGTGACGGTGTGCGGGGTGTAGGCGCGCAGCGGCTCGGCCAGCACCGCCTCCTGCACATCGGCGGGGGCGTGCGCGAGCAGCACCAGGCCCGGCGCGGACGCGTGCAGCGGCAGCCGGCTCGCGGTCGACACCGCGCTGCGCACCGCGATCGGCGCGGATAGCTGCTCGACGATCAGCACCTCGTGCCCCTCGCGCACGCCGAGATGGACGTGCTGGCCGATGCGGGCGTGCAGTTCGGTCATGAACGGCATGGCCGTGCGGGACAGTTCCCGCATCGGCGCGGCCCGGCTGACCATCTCCCACATCCGCACGCCGATCCACACCCGCCGGTCGGCGTCGCGCTGCAACCAGCCGCGTTCGACGAGTTCGGCGACCATGCGCGACACCGTCGGCAGCGGGATGCCGGTGCGCTCGGACAGTTCGGACACCGTCGACGACCGGGTCTCCGGGCCGAACGCCTCGAACAACCGCGCCAGCCGGGAGAGCACGGATTCACCGTTGGAATATCTGGCCATGAGAGCGAGTCCTTCAGCCGAGCCGGATGCGAAGCGGTTGCCCGGCGCCGTGCCGTGGCCTGCCGACTGTGCCCGAGCAGATTCTCTTCCAGCTGTGGCGAACCTAGCTGCAGCCTGTGAACCCCGTCGCCACGACGTCGCTCACCGCCGGTGACCCCGCGCAGATCTCGTCCACCACCTCGGCGAGCAGGGTCAGGCCGTGGGCGAGTTCGTCCTCGGTGACGGTCAGCGGCGGCAGCAGTTTCACGACCTCGTCGTCGGGCCCGGAGGTCTCCACCAGCAACCCCCGGTCGAAGGCCAGCCGCGAAACCTTGCCCGCCACGGACACGTCCGTGAAGGCCAGCCCGTGCACCAGCCCGCGGCCACGCGCCGACACCCCCGGGTACCGCGCGGCCAGATCGTCGAGCGCGCGCCGCACCCGCTCCCCCAGCGCCAGGGTCGACGCGGTCAGGCCGTCGCCGGACCAGTAGTGCTCGAGCGCGACGCGGGCGGTGACGAATGCCGGATTGTTGCCACGGAAGGTGCCGTTGTGCTCGCCGGGCGCCCACTGGTCCCATTCCGGCCGCAGCAGCACCAGCGCCATCGGCAGCCCGTAGCCGCCGATCGACTTGGACAGCACGACGATGTCGGGGGTGATCCCGGCGGTCTCGAAGGAGAAGAACGGACCGGTCCGCCCGCACCCCATCTGCACATCGTCAACGATGAGCAGAATGCCTCGGGCGGAACACAATTCGGCGAGCGCGCGCAGCCACTGCCCGCTCGCCACGTTCACCCCGCCCTCCCCCTGGACGGTCTCCACGATCACCGCCGCGGGCTTGTCCAGCCCGGAGGCGGAATCGTCGAGCACCCGCCGCATCCAGGCCGGGCCCGCGCCGGGATCGCCGCCGAGGTACCCGTCGTAGGGCATCGGCACCGCGTGGGCGAGCGGTACGCCGGCGGCGGCGCGCTTGGCGGCGTTGCCGGTGACCGCGAGCGCGCCGAGGCTCACGCCGTGGAAGGAATTGGTGAAGTTCCAGATCGCGGTGCGGCCGGTGACCTTGCGCGCCAGCTTGAGTGCGGCCTCGACCGCATTCGCCCCGGTCGGCCCGGGGAACTGCACCTTGTAGTCCAAACCCCGCGGCACCAGCACGAGATCGCGCAGCGCGGCCAGCAGATCGCGTTTCGCGGTGGTGCTCATGTCCAGCGCGTGGGTGATGCCGTCGCGCGACAAGTACTCCAGCAGAGCCGATTTCAGCACCGGGTTGTTGTGGCCGTAGTTGAGCGAACCCGCGCCGGCGAAGAAGTCCAGGTATTCCCGGCCGTTCTCGTCGCGCAGCCAGGCGCCGCGGGCGGTGTCGAAGACCGTCGGCCACGCCCGGCAGTAACTGCGCACGTTCGATTCGAGTGCTTCGAAGACTGTGGTCATGGCGGTCCTTCGCCGAGCGGGAGCCGGGACCGGCCCCAATAATCTGAAATGTACCTGTTTCTAACATTGAACGGGGCGTGGCCACAAGAGTTTCGGCGAACCGCCAGGATCGCACCCCGGCCACCGCTCGGTATCACTTTCGGAACATTCGGGAGTCGGCAAACCGGTTGTGAACTCGAGCCGAGCACCATAGCGTGGTGTGATTGTGCGCGCACGACCCGACGTCTACTTTCGGTTGGTCGAAGCAGGTTTCCGCAGGCAATGGCACTATCGCCTGGCGATGTTCGCGGGGATGTTCACCAATGTGGTGTTCGGTCTGGTCCGCGCGTCGGTGATGCTGGCCGCGGTGCGGACCTCCGCCGGATTCGGCGGGTACACCCCCGATTCGATCGGCGCGTACGTCTGGCTGTCGCAGGGTCTGCTCGGCGCGCTCGGCGTGATGGGCCCGCCGCTGGATCTGGTCGAGCGGATCCGCAACGGCGACGTGGCCATCGACTTCCTGCGCCCGATCGACATCCAATTCTGCTATCTGGCCGGTGATCTCGGCCGGGCCGCCTGCACGCTGCTGCTGCGCGGGCTGCCGAGTGTGGCCGCGGGCATGCTGTTCCTGCAACTGGAGCCGCCGCACGCCATCCTGCCGTACCTGCTCGGTGCGATCAGTGTCGTACTGGCGGTGAGCATTTCGTTCCTCCTGCTGTTCGCCGTCGCACTGGCCGGATTCTGGCTGGTGGAGACCCGGGGCATCCGGTTGCTCTACCAGATCGTCGCGACATTCCTGGCGGGACTTTTCGTTCCCGTCCACCTGTTTCCCGGCTGGCTGCGTACACTGGCGAACCTCAGCCCGTTCCCGTCCCAGCTACAGGGACCGATCGACGTGCTGTCCGGGCATGCCACCGGGGGAGAGGCTGCGGGAATTCTTGTCGTACAGATTCTCTGGGTGATCGCCGCCCTCGCCATCGGCCGCGTTCTGTTGCGCGCCGGCCGCCGGAAGCTGGAGGTGCAGGGTGGGTGAGTCGGCGGCGGCACCGTACGGGAACTGGTTCACGCCCTACGGCGCCGTGCTCCGGTCCAGGATGCGGTCCCAGCGGGCCTACCCCCTGTCCTTCGCGGCGGATATGCTCTCGTCGTTGCTGGTCGGCGCCGTCGAATTCGCCGAGGTGTGGGTGATCTACCACAATGTCCGGATCCTCGGCGGGCTGGACATGAAGGGCATGCTGCTGCTGTTCGGGCTGAGCAACCTCAGCTTCGCGATCGCGCAGATCGCGGTCGGCCACACCGACACCCTGCCCACCTACATCCGCCTGGGCACCCTGGACGCCTTCCACCTGCGCCCGCAACCACTGCTGCTGCAACTGATCACCAGCGATATCTCCCTGCGCCGGCTCACCCGGGCCGCGGTCGCCGCGGCGGTCCTCTCCGCCGGTCTCGCCGAGAACGACATCCATTGGACCGTAAGCAAATTCGCTCTCCTGGCGGTCTCCCTGCCGGCCGGGGTCGCGAGTTTCGCCGGATTGTTCGTGGCCGCCGCCGGCCTGCAGTTCTTCCTGATCGACGGCGCCGAACTGACCAACAGCTTCACCTACGGCGGTTCCTTCGCCGCCCAGCAGCCGACCTCGGTATTCGGCCTCCCGCTGGCGATACTGTTCGGATTCGCCGTCCCCGTCGCCTTCATCGCGTATCTGCCCACGATCGCCGTGCTCGGCCTTCGTGGCCCCGATTGGCTGCCCGCCGGACTGGCGTGGGCGTCTCCGGGTGCTGCACTGTGGATCTGGGCTTTTGCACTGACGTTCTGGCAGCTGGGTGTACGGCACTATCAGGGAGGCGGCGGGTGAACGCTATCGAGATCCAGGAACTCACCAGACAATTCGTGTTGCGTCGACGGGACGAGGGGCGCAGGCGCAGGCGCCGTGAGACGATCACGGCGGTCGACCGGATGAGCTTCAGCGTCGAATCCGGCGCGGCCGTCGGCTATATCGGCGCCAACGGCGCCGGCAAGTCCACCACCATCAAGATGCTCACCGGCATCCTGGTCCCGACTGCGGGGACGGTGCACACCTGCGGCCTGGAACCGGTGCGGCAGCGCCGGGAGCTGGCGGGCCGGATCGGGGTGGTGTTCGGCCAGCGCTCACAACTGTGGTGGGATCTGCCGCTGCGCGAATCGTTCACCATCCTCGCCGCGATCCACCGGCTCGAACCCGACGGCGCCCGCAAGCGCACCCACGAACTGGTCGAGCAGCTGGAGATGGCCGAAACCCTCGACACCCCCGTCCGCCAGCTCTCGCTCGGTCAGCGAATGCGCGCGGAAATCGCTGCGGCGCTTCTTCATTCGCCCGAGTTACTGATCCTCGACGAGCCGACCATCGGACTCGACGTACTGTCCAAACAACGACTACGCGAATTCCTCAGCTACGAGCGGATCCAGCGCGGCACCACCCTGTTGCTGACCACCCACGACATGGGCGATATCGAGCGGCTGTGCGAGCGGGTACTGGTCGTGGACCACGGCCGCCTGGTCTACGACGGCACGCTGACCGGACTCGCGCGCACCGTCGGGGTGCGCCGGGTGCTGGTGGTCGACCTCACCGGCCCCACCGCCGAACTCGACGGCCTGCCCGGCGCCCAGCTGATCGCCAGCGAGGGCGGCGGTATCCGGCAGCGGCTGGCGTTCGACGCCGAAACCACCACCGCCGCACAGCTTCTCACCGCGGTATCGGCACGCGCCGAGGTGCGCGATCTGTCCATCGAGGAGCCCGATATCGACGATGTGGTGCGGCGCATCTACGAATCCCGCATGCCGGACCTCCGACCGGCCCGCATCGTCGCGCCCGTGGCCACCGCCGCGGCCGCCCGCGCCCCGCTGCGCGCGCCGGGCCGGCCGCACGGCTGAATCCGCCCGGCGACACGACCGCGCCCCGGCGAACCGGGGCGCGGAGGTAGACGAAAGTTACTGTTGCTCAGTCGGTTCGGTCGTATCCGGCCCGGGTTGCGCCGGTTCCGGCGCCGGCTCACGCGCGCCCTGATCCAGCCGGAAGGGCGGATACTCGTCGGTGAACAGCGAGGCGTAGCCGCGCACCCGGATCGACCACCGATACACGCCCACCAGCAGCGCGAAGACACCACCGGGGTAC
This DNA window, taken from Nocardia sp. BMG111209, encodes the following:
- a CDS encoding ABC-2 family transporter protein, which codes for MRARPDVYFRLVEAGFRRQWHYRLAMFAGMFTNVVFGLVRASVMLAAVRTSAGFGGYTPDSIGAYVWLSQGLLGALGVMGPPLDLVERIRNGDVAIDFLRPIDIQFCYLAGDLGRAACTLLLRGLPSVAAGMLFLQLEPPHAILPYLLGAISVVLAVSISFLLLFAVALAGFWLVETRGIRLLYQIVATFLAGLFVPVHLFPGWLRTLANLSPFPSQLQGPIDVLSGHATGGEAAGILVVQILWVIAALAIGRVLLRAGRRKLEVQGG
- a CDS encoding ABC transporter permease, which codes for MGESAAAPYGNWFTPYGAVLRSRMRSQRAYPLSFAADMLSSLLVGAVEFAEVWVIYHNVRILGGLDMKGMLLLFGLSNLSFAIAQIAVGHTDTLPTYIRLGTLDAFHLRPQPLLLQLITSDISLRRLTRAAVAAAVLSAGLAENDIHWTVSKFALLAVSLPAGVASFAGLFVAAAGLQFFLIDGAELTNSFTYGGSFAAQQPTSVFGLPLAILFGFAVPVAFIAYLPTIAVLGLRGPDWLPAGLAWASPGAALWIWAFALTFWQLGVRHYQGGGG
- the ectB gene encoding diaminobutyrate--2-oxoglutarate transaminase, with the protein product MTTVFEALESNVRSYCRAWPTVFDTARGAWLRDENGREYLDFFAGAGSLNYGHNNPVLKSALLEYLSRDGITHALDMSTTAKRDLLAALRDLVLVPRGLDYKVQFPGPTGANAVEAALKLARKVTGRTAIWNFTNSFHGVSLGALAVTGNAAKRAAAGVPLAHAVPMPYDGYLGGDPGAGPAWMRRVLDDSASGLDKPAAVIVETVQGEGGVNVASGQWLRALAELCSARGILLIVDDVQMGCGRTGPFFSFETAGITPDIVVLSKSIGGYGLPMALVLLRPEWDQWAPGEHNGTFRGNNPAFVTARVALEHYWSGDGLTASTLALGERVRRALDDLAARYPGVSARGRGLVHGLAFTDVSVAGKVSRLAFDRGLLVETSGPDDEVVKLLPPLTVTEDELAHGLTLLAEVVDEICAGSPAVSDVVATGFTGCS
- a CDS encoding ATP-binding cassette domain-containing protein; the encoded protein is MSFSVESGAAVGYIGANGAGKSTTIKMLTGILVPTAGTVHTCGLEPVRQRRELAGRIGVVFGQRSQLWWDLPLRESFTILAAIHRLEPDGARKRTHELVEQLEMAETLDTPVRQLSLGQRMRAEIAAALLHSPELLILDEPTIGLDVLSKQRLREFLSYERIQRGTTLLLTTHDMGDIERLCERVLVVDHGRLVYDGTLTGLARTVGVRRVLVVDLTGPTAELDGLPGAQLIASEGGGIRQRLAFDAETTTAAQLLTAVSARAEVRDLSIEEPDIDDVVRRIYESRMPDLRPARIVAPVATAAAARAPLRAPGRPHG